In Lolium rigidum isolate FL_2022 chromosome 7, APGP_CSIRO_Lrig_0.1, whole genome shotgun sequence, the DNA window AGCATATGATGCATTCTATTTCTGTCTTGGATATCTGTTATCCTTCAAAGTCGATAGTCCAAGGTAAGACCTACAAAATAAACGATTATTCAATTTAAAGTGTCACGGCATGTCAAGTTATTATCAATGATGGAAGAATAAATAAGTGAAAAATATGAATCTTCGATGAAGTGGGAGAAAAAGGAAGGAGAGGTCACATTGTTTGTTCTTATGGTGCTTGAAAGCGCTACATTGGTCGgtatttcatattcaaaaaaatcaggTGGATACATTTTCCCACTTGACGATGTGTGTTTTACAAACTACACATACCTAATTATGCACCAACTTATATTgtgtttttttattaaaaaataacATGTATCTTGGTTAACAACATCATTTTAATCAATAAAATCGGCCTCCTTACTTTATGTTTTGGCCTTACCTTAAAAGGACCCAATGTCCGTTCTTTCGTGGCATTTTAATTTCTCTTGATGTCCATCGGTGAACAGAACAAGGATTAAATGTTCATGACTTGAAGTTACTTTATATCGAGATTGGGGTTTCTCACTACCTATTTTGGAACAAAATGACAATTTAACCTATTTATATAGTTTTCAAAGGAGCTAGAACGGATACCGATATGGTAGAAATATATAAAATCTTAGGAAAACCCTAAGTGATTTAGCACCATATGGCGAGTTTGCTCCGACCTTAAGTTTTGGAACCAGCACAATCCACATTTTGGATTTGTTTTAGAACATTATAACCTTCCCTTCCATACATTCTACAAGGGTAAAATTAAATAACCATGGATCTCGTCACTCATAGACAGTGTCTGTTTCCCCGGCCCACTCTCTACCAAGAAAAGTCACACATTACTCCTCTATATACTGCATCTCCAAGGTAAGCACTCCCACCCAAAAAAGACCCACAAAGGCAAGTAATGGTAGCATATCATTGAGCAAAGAACAAATAACTGACATATTGATCCATTTGAGGGAGGTATTCTCATTATTCTCATGACTCTTAAAATTGCACAAAGTGTTTCTCTGTAATACATAGAAGGAAGTGCATATACTTTCCCGTCCTTTTTCCTGGGTGGATGCATGTTTCATTTTCCCCCATAGAGAGCGATCTATCCTAGATTTTCTGAAAAGAACACAAATTTCTCCCATTCTATCTTTTTCCTAGATAGTGGACCCTCGTCGCCAACTAAAGACCATTCTACCCCTTCTTCATCGGATGTGATCTCTAGGTTAAACCCCACGAAAGAACATGCAGACAAGTTCAAAGTTAAATCACAATGTTTGAAATCGCATCTTGTTCCTCAGTAATACATTCAAATATGTACATGCATTTTCCCGTGCTTTTTGGTAGATACATGTTTGCTATATTTTCCACTCGGCCATATGTGGTTCATATGTGCTACGTATCTCTTCTTTTTTCCATTACATAGAAAAGTGGCATCCCATTGCTCTTGCATTGACTTCCTCACCGGGGTAAGTCCTACATAAGGTCAAGACACCCAAATTCAGAACCTTGCAAAGTAGCAAATTATGGTAGGTATCGTCGGCCGAAGAAAAAAAACAAGTGACATATTTGCTAGAAGATTGACGTGGCTCTCTTGAATTATCATATGTCGGTTTGAAATCTCGAGACTACATTCAGTAGAGTACATGTTTGCTTGTTCCCGCACTTTTTGGTGGATACATGTTTCTCTTTCTCATTCTATTTTTGCCTCGGCTATCCCTCATCCTTCAACGTCAATATTCCACGTTAAGCCCTACAAAATGCCTGATCGTCCAATTCAGAATGTCATAACCTGACAAGTTATGATCATTGATGGAAGAATAAATGAGGGGCAAACCCCACTCTCCGATTGAGCGGGAAAATGGGAAGGGAGGTCACATTGTTGTTCTTATGGCGCGTGAATGTACAGTATTGGTCGGTATTACATTTAGAAAGAAGTACATGCATGTTCCCGCGCTTTTTTGGTGGGTACATTTTTCCACGCGAACCATATATGGTTTTTGAACACAACACAACCCTTGGATTTCATTTAATAAATATGCATATTTAACTAGTATAAAAATTACACATACCTAAACTAGGCACGAACTTATattatgtttttttattttaaaagagAAACATATATTTGGCTTAGAAGCATCAATTTAGTCAATCAAAATTGACCTCAAGTATTTTGTGTGTCGGCTTTAGCTTAAAATGACCCCCTTGGCTGTGCTTTCGTGGTGTATTCATTGCTGCAGACTAGATGTGCATGGGTGAACAGAACATGCGTTATCTCTTAAGGGGGCAAAATGCAAAGGAGCTAAGGAAAAGATTCTTCCAATAGCACCAGAAATGGAGGGCTTTAAAGGGAAGCAAATTGACTAAATAGTTGTTGAAATATCCTCCCCTTCTTCTACTTAGTCACCACCACATGATTAGGGATGACATTAAATTAGATCACAACAAGCAAACCCCAAAGGCTGAAAGACAGAATAGAAAAGAGGCTTTGGCCTCTATCTCTCTACCTCCTCTCCTTTTCCTACTTTGGCCAATTCCTAATCTCTTCCGTGTCATTACAAAATATTTACAACTTTTTAAAACTATTAATTATTTTGGATTCCTCCCCCAAATGCCTTTCACCCAAAGACTCACCCCCCTCGGGCCTTTGTAAATCTGCCTTGCGGCTTGCATTCCTTCCTCCATTATTTCTCCATCCctttcccctctcccctctctctctctcctcaccCTCTCTCCAAAAGACTGGATACAGAacagaaggaaaagaaaaaagaatacagagaagaagaaagaaagaacaaCACCTACCAAACAAGTCTTGGTTTTTCGAGTTCATGGGCTGAGGAATTGTTCCAAGGAATCCCCTCTGGGTCTGAACAGATTCATACCGAGAAACACTTCTTGAATTTCCCCTCTTTTTTTTGCTCAGGAATTATTTAGTACGGAGGAACTGCTCCTTCTTGTTTCCGCCCTGTTTTTCCGTGTTCCTCTGGTTGGGATTTTCTCCGgttcttcctcctttgcttgTGGGGGTGAGAAGAAGAGAGAGAGGCATGGGAAAGGAAGGGCCTTGCCGTCATTGCGGAGTCACAAGTGAGAGCTCCTGTTCTTCCGTAAAGCAATTTTTTATACTTCCTGTTGTTGCTTCCTTGCTTATTTTACATCTGTTATTATCCCTTTGTTCCTCCGCGAGTTGTATATTACGGGTGATGATTTCGTCGAATTATGCATCTGGGAAGCGGGTCTTGGAAGAAATCTTCCGGGTCCCCTGGACCCGGATGCCCAATCTTGCTTGTTCCTTGTGGATTGAAGTTGGTTTGTTGTTTGGTGGATATTAGCTGAAATTAAATCCGTCGAACTGTCAGAAGTTGTGAAGAGAGTTCCGGGCACCCTTGGATATGGTTAAGGTCTCAGAGGCCCTCAGCTGCAAAATTCAGAACATCAAGAACAAATCACCTAATCCTCACACACACATTAAGAACTTTGTTTGACTATGGTTGATATATACTTGTTAGATCAATTGTACAGACAATGAGCAGTTAGATGTAGCTCAAAATCCAAttatgcaagaagaaaagagccaTCTTCACTTGCCAAACAGAAATTTAGAGGTCTTTAGCTGCTGCAACTGCATAAATGCTTAATTTTTGGACAGCATTGAACTGAGACCGTTGCTGCTTCGTGTAATTACACAGACTGGTCCTCTGTTTTGCTTTAGCCTCAGTAGCTCTTTAGCTCTTACTGAAGCAAGCTGCTCAATTGCGCTGATAATCTATATTTGGTATGCCTCATTTTGTCTGAAATATGCAGTGCTAACCATGCTAGTATTAAGAACTGCAAACATGTCTGTAATATGCAGTTTGACTATGTATGTGTACTAATTGCCTGAAGATACATTCTTGAAAATATTTAGTTTCTGAGTGTTCCCTTCCTCGATTCCACAAAACCTTGTGATATCAAAGATGATTTTGTAAAATTTAAAATACAATCTCCTGATGGACTCACTAGCACTAGGCACTATACCTGCAATAACGCACACATTCTTGTGTATCAATTTTGTACTGCATTTTCGCTTACATGTGGCAAATATTGGAACAGGCACTCCACTTTGGCGAAATGGACCGCCAAATAAGCCAGTGCTCTGCAATGCATGTGGCTCGAGATGGAGAACAAAGGGTTCATTGGAGAATTACACACCAATGCATTCTCGTGACGATATTGATGCTGAACAACCTAGAGTTAGCAAACTGAAGCCTCCAACATCGAGGCTGGCGGAACACAAGCAACTGAAGAAAAAGCCAAGCCACAGCATAAGGGAGAATGAACCATTTTCTGATCAAAACTTCTGGAAGATGGGGGATACTGACCCAAGCCGATCTAGTTCTGGATCAGCAGTATCATATTCAGAGAGTTTTGCGCCATATGGTTCTGCTGATGCAAGTGAAATGGCTGGTCAGTTATCTATAATTTCGTAATGTTCTGCTGATAAATAAGAAAACTTTTGTGTTTCTTCACAATCTGGATGAGTACCACACGGTATATGATTAGGTTCAGTTCAAACAAGTAATATAGAAGCCTTAAACTTGATGCTTGAGATGGATGGTAAAATTTACACACTTAAATGTTTGTCTGCAATGTTAATTCAATCTCCCCTAAGATTTCTTGTGAACATATTTAGGCAGCTCTTTTAGTACTAACTATTAAGCATttaagagcctctactagtaaattGTCTATAATGCACAGCTAGTTCTTCTTTGAATTAACTTACTGATTGTACTGAAACATACTTCGGCAACTCTATTTCACTGCTGCTTACTTTGTAATCCTGCATTATCAATTCACAAGACTTACTGCGATTGATATATCATtggattttaaattttttttgcttATGAATGGTATACTACTTTACAATACCATAAGCTTCAATTTAAGGAATCAATATTTCCTATCTATAACCCATATTTGGTTTTTGTCCTGTTTTTTGTATAACTGTTAGATATTTTAATGATGGTTTTCTAATATCTTTTAAATTCAGGTTCAGCGCAATCTCATGCTTGGGAGTCACTGGTACCATCAAAAAAGAGAAGTTGCGTCACTCGGCCTAAGCCTTCACAGATGGAAAAGCTTGCCAAGGATCTTAACTCCATAATGCATGAAGAGCAGTTATACTATTTTTCTGGATCCTCAGAGGAAGATCTACTTTACCATAGTGAAACTCCTGTGGGTTCCTTTGAGATTGGCTATGGAAGTGTGCTTCTTAGAAATGCAAACTCAAAATCAGTGGAGGAAGATTGGGAAGCAAACTCTGTTCCTGCAGATAATAAATCATACCTTACAAGTGAATCGTATTCAGAGACTGCCTCGTTTGTTGTACATAGtggaagcaagggagcaagcaattcgAATGCTGGGCCGGAGAAGCCAAAGTCGTTTCCCGTGCAGACACAGCAGGAAAAGGCTAGAAGGTATTCTCACCTTTAGTACGAGTATTGAGCATTGGTTTCCGGTGCATACACAGGCATGCTTACCACAGTTTTACATGCTATTAGTAAAAGAAAAAAGTATTGTAGTAGGAATCAATCTAAGGAAATTTTTGGTTGGTTTCCTCTTTTGCAGGGATAAATTTCATTATTCAAAGCAGCAGACCATGGAAAATGTagattcggcttttgtttcagtaGTTTCAGAGGTATGCAGTCTatcatgctctctctctctctctcactaagCTTTGTGGGGTGTGGTGTAAACGATTAAGTGTTTGTTTGTCTTATTTTAGGGGAAGGACACAAACGAAGCAGGAAATGAAAATACCAGtactttgtatggccttacaaagtCCACTATGAAGCATCTGAAAAGACCTCATGAAAGCCAGTTGCAAAGCTGCCCAGGTCAGTAATCTTAGTTTCTCTGATTCAGATGCATATTATCTGTAGACGCTGACATCTGAAAATGTCCTATATATTTAGTTCATACTTCATCATTCTCTTAATTTATTGCAAATAACATGGAGAAGTAttttgatttgtttttttttctttggaacATGCAGAAGAAACCATGAGAGGTCCAAAAAGAGTTTCTAGATATGGGGCTATGGCTCCTCAGTTCAAAGGTTCAGTTTTGCCCAAATCTGGAGGAGCAGCATTGAACTTATTCATGTTACCTCCAGATAAATTATCCATGCTGCCCCCTCCTCAGTACATGGATGATGATTGTGATCAAGACTTGCTGCTGGAGGTTCCTCGCAATGCACGGCAACCAGAGGCAGAACTTCTTTGCCAACCATTTCAAATTAGCTCAGCAGCCCGCAGCTTCACCTCAGAGGACGTGGTCGCTGATGGCGAGGGGCGTCTCAAGCAACCATAGTCCCAGTTCGTCTAGCAACCAACTTAGGAACAGGCGGTAGTAGTAGTTTCCCTTAGGTTCCTGGATCATTATGGTACCTTTATTTACCGATTACCAATAGGGCTTTCTGCGGTTTGTTCATGGTTGCGCCGCCGTCATCATCGCCCTGATTTACATTGACAATGCGCATCTGCCAGCTCaggcaaaattgtccgcagctaacgTTTGTAGCGGTGCTTTTGGGTTAGGCTTGTTGTGTTGGTTTCTGTAGAATATGGCTTTTGGAGAAAAATTATACCTCATATAACTGTATGGTGGGGGAATGGAAAAGAAAAGGATACCATAGATTTACCAGTTGCTTTTATTTTTGGCCCACTTTTCCCAGTTGAACATGTTAGTGTCTTCATGGCAAGCCTGTTTTTTATAGGGAAATGGCAGATTGGGATGCATCAATGATTTTGATGATATCATTGATAAACGATATGTACAGGTGTACCTGATCAATCTTTAGGTGAACTAGCAACATCACCTGTGATCTCGGTGACATTGCCTGCCTCCAGGTGACATTGTAATCATCAGTTTTCTTCGTTGGTAGTGAACTTTTTTTTTACCACTAACACATAATATAGTTACATACGTTTTTTTAACTGATACAGTTACATACGTTGCCAATATGAAAACAGAGCAGCTAGTGAACGCTAGCCAATAACTCTACACACTTCTTGCTTCCACATGTGCATGCCTATACTCCATGGCCGCCCTACCCTTCTTTATCCTTCATAGCTCTTATTTTTCTTATGCTCAATTCTCAGCTTTTTAAACTGAAGGCACGAAGccctgctttaaattaataaagccgtgCGGGCGATAGATACAAGAATGCTGCCAGAAACACAGCTTGAGCCAGCGATGACCTCCTCGCATGAGCGCCaggacagcagcagtagcaggtgCTAGGCAATGGCATTGAGGGTAGCACACAGTGATCACCAACGTTGTCAACGAAGGAGCAACTTCCTCCTCCATCACCGAAGAGAGTCCCTACCCTCTCGCCCTGGATCGCAGGACGCCGTACCGTCGGCAGATGGAGATGTTCACCCTAGAAACAAAGAGAGTTACCTTCCAGGAGACCAACCGGAGACCACACAGACCACCTCGCCTCCAGGCACACCGGTGCGACGACGAACTTCCACGAGGACACCCAGGAGATGGGAAAGCTTGGGAAACAGCCAACGAACTCGAAGACGCAACGGAGCCAAGCTTCAGCCACGCCGCCAACAGGACCACACCAATAGCAGCGCTCGCCGCTACACCACCGGTCCCCAGacggcgcctccaaggagggaacgaCGCCAAGGCGCCGCCGCCGACCAATCCAACAGATTTTGGGCTTTCACCCGGAACGGGGGTAGGAGGTGTGGAGGGGGATGGGACCTCAGTGGCGCCTCACCAGGTCACGGCGCCCCAAAGGCGTCGCCGCCACTGTGGTCAAAGACCGAGGATTTCTCCCGGCCCTAGCCCGCCACACCTGCTCCCCAGCCATCAGACACCGGCACGAAGCCGACATCGCAGATCTGCAGGGAGGGAGAGAGGCCAGGGGAAAGAGCGGATCTGACCTTCGGGCTCCAGCGAGCAGACAACGCCGCCCACCCTTGAGCTGCACCCATCGTCGCCCCGCCGCCCACATGGACCAGGGCGCCGGTCACCAGCATCCACGAATGCCGCCGGCCGCGCGGACAGCGCCGTCTCACCAACTGAGGCCGCCGCCACGATTCCGGAGCCCCCACCGAGGAAGCCGCCGGGGAGGACACCCTCGCCTACGGCCCAGCCAGGGGCGGGCCATCGGAGGAAGGGGCCCGTCGAGCAGCCGCCATGGTCATGGCGATCCCGGCGCGAAGATTCTCCATCTAGAACCGCGCGGGGGGGCAAGGgctcagatccccgccgcccccttcaccggcgtcgcgGGCTTAGCCCGCCGGCGTCTCTGGGGGCGATGAGGAGGGAAGGAaggggaggaggagacggaggcggcgtgactagggtttcgccccctcggtcgcctggagggaGTGACCCGAGGAGAGCGAACGGGTCCAACCTGCTCAATTCTCAGCTGTGAAACTGTGCCGTGTTTAAAAACATTTTTGTACCAAGTAATATGATTTTGTTACATCTTTAATACTAGGTGAAAAATGACTAACGTGCAACCGCACCTCCCTGCCTCCTCTTCACCTTCCGCTGTCTCCCTCCTATCATAGCACTGGTGTCTCTTTTCTTTTCAATACAATTGCTTTCCTACCCTGCCATCATCTCCCTCCTACGCTGCCACCGCCTCCCTTCTTTCTCTCCCATCCATCGTTTCTCCCCTCTTTGCCTTCCCCCTCTAAGCCTGGGGGTGTAACCTTTGGAGTGGCATATCGTTGTAACCATGGCTTCGGAATCAGTTCTCCTTGTGTCTTTCTCCTCGTGCTCTTTCGCTCCTCCTCCCCGATCAACTAACGTCTGCTTATTTGCACGGTAATACTAACAAACAGCTGTTTGGGAGATATATCTActgtaaaaatttacatgtttccAACTAATTGCTCCGCTTTACTAGACAATGGGGATTTGCTATTTCTCGTGTGACTAAGAAATAACTAATTCTAAATTGATGGTAATATAATCATTCGATCCAAAACATTGATATTTGTTCAAGCTATAAATGTGATTTATATCAGGCAGAAAAATGTTGACAGATTTTTTTAGCACAGAGAATGTCGAGAGAAATAGTCCTCACTCTATTCTAAAGAAAAGAAGCAGGTTTTGCAACGGAGCAGATCGTAGTTCAGAGACAGACCCGGCACGGACTGCCAATGGGCCAGCCGCGGCCCACAAATACAAATCTGCGCGGGAAGCCGCGAACTCATCGAGGCGTGGGGCCTGGATCCCTCCGATCCGCTCGCACGAATCTCAAAGCGCGAGCCTGAACCCCACTCTCCGGTTCATCTTATCTCCTCCCCACCCGCAGTCACCGGCCGCTCCATTGCCAGTGCCGCCATGCTGCTCCACCTCCTCACTCCCTCCTCCGTGGCCCCGGCCCGACCGTCTCCGCGGCGGCCGTGCGCCGCGGCTGCGGTCACGGTGCGGTGCGCGTCCTCCTCGGCCGCTTCGcagtcgtcgtcggcggcggcggcggttgcggcggcTGGGCAGCAGGTGGCGAATGTGCACAGCTACGGGACGGTGGACTTCGAGCGGCGGCCGGCGCTGCGGTGGAGCAGCCTGTACCGGCGCGTGGCCGTGGGAAACGGCGGACGTCCGGTGGGGCGGATCCTCGGGGACTGGGACGAGGGCGAGCGCCGTCTTGACAAGTGGGAGCTCTGCCGCATCGCCAAGGAGCTCCGCAAGTTCCGCCGGTTCAACCTCGCGCTCCAGGTAACGGTTCCTGGCCGTGTCGTCTCCCGGCGATCTGTTCAATCTTAGACTTTTGCTGCTTGTTAAGTC includes these proteins:
- the LOC124671523 gene encoding uncharacterized protein LOC124671523, producing the protein MGKEGPCRHCGVTSTPLWRNGPPNKPVLCNACGSRWRTKGSLENYTPMHSRDDIDAEQPRVSKLKPPTSRLAEHKQLKKKPSHSIRENEPFSDQNFWKMGDTDPSRSSSGSAVSYSESFAPYGSADASEMAGSAQSHAWESLVPSKKRSCVTRPKPSQMEKLAKDLNSIMHEEQLYYFSGSSEEDLLYHSETPVGSFEIGYGSVLLRNANSKSVEEDWEANSVPADNKSYLTSESYSETASFVVHSGSKGASNSNAGPEKPKSFPVQTQQEKARRDKFHYSKQQTMENVDSAFVSVVSEGKDTNEAGNENTSTLYGLTKSTMKHLKRPHESQLQSCPEETMRGPKRVSRYGAMAPQFKGSVLPKSGGAALNLFMLPPDKLSMLPPPQYMDDDCDQDLLLEVPRNARQPEAELLCQPFQISSAARSFTSEDVVADGEGRLKQPYRGPQIQICAGSRELIEAWGLDPSDPLARISKREPEPHSPVHLISSPPAVTGRSIASAAMLLHLLTPSSVAPARPSPRRPCAAAAVTVRCASSSAASQSSSAAAAVAAAGQQVANVHSYGTVDFERRPALRWSSLYRRVAVGNGGRPVGRILGDWDEGERRLDKWELCRIAKELRKFRRFNLALQVYDWMTERRDRFPLSASDMAIQLDLVAKVRGVPDAEEYFKKLPDPLKDKRTYGSLLNVYAQAKMKEKTEDTFELMRKKGFATDTLPFNVLMNFYVDIEEPEKASTVTDEMKKRNVSFDVCTYNIWIRSCAAMKDADGMERVFNEMIADESVVSNWTTYTTLASMHIKFENFEKAEECLKEAEKRTTGRDKKCFHFLITLYSHLQKKEEVYRIWNRYKATFHTIHNLGYQEVLSALVRLGDIEGAELLYEEWASKSSSYDPKTMNILLAWYSREGFVVKAEQTLNRFVEKGGKPKPNTWEILATAYLKNNQLSEALSSMEKAAAVTSASKWRPRLTNVETLLAYFKDKNDTESANRLMSVLESRGCSENEEYKSLINTYAFAAA